In Streptantibioticus cattleyicolor NRRL 8057 = DSM 46488, a genomic segment contains:
- a CDS encoding MFS transporter, producing the protein MTQAPVVTDKASDRIPAPRKSLRGHPWLTLFSVAIGVMMVALDGTIVAIANPAIQKDLGASLADVQWITNGYLLALAVSLITAGKLGDRFGHRQTFLIGIAGFALTSGLIGLSDGVTMVIVLRVFQGLFGALLQPAALGLLRATFPAEKLNTAIGIWGAVIGASTAAGPIIGGLLVEHVNWESVFFINVPVGVLALVLGLVILKDMRAENAAKSFDIPGIALLSGAMFCLIWGLIKAPAWGWGDAATLGFLGGAVALFLLFALWETRSREPLIPLGIFRSVPLSAGVVLMVLMAFAFMGGLFFVTFYLQNVHGMSPVSAGVHLLPLTAMMIVSSPVAGALITKFGPRIPLVGGMVFTTVAMIGMANLTADSGTAATSVWFALLGLGLAPVMVGATEVIVGNAPLELSGVAGGLQQSAMQVGGSLGTAVLGAVMAAKVDDLLPRNWAAAGLPELPPGQAAQASDAVAVGVAPIGKGVPGQLVPVITRVAHQTFVSGMALAFTVAAIVAAVAAVVAVFTKRGENAASGGGVHI; encoded by the coding sequence ATGACCCAAGCTCCTGTCGTCACCGACAAGGCGTCGGACCGAATACCGGCGCCCCGCAAGTCCCTGCGCGGCCACCCCTGGCTGACCCTGTTCTCGGTCGCCATCGGCGTGATGATGGTGGCGCTGGACGGAACGATCGTCGCCATCGCCAACCCGGCCATCCAGAAGGACCTCGGCGCCTCCCTTGCCGACGTGCAGTGGATCACCAACGGCTACCTGCTCGCGCTGGCCGTCTCCCTGATCACCGCCGGCAAGCTCGGCGACCGGTTCGGCCACCGCCAGACCTTCCTCATCGGCATCGCCGGCTTCGCCCTCACCTCCGGACTGATCGGCCTGTCCGACGGCGTGACCATGGTCATCGTGCTCCGGGTCTTCCAGGGCCTGTTCGGCGCGCTCCTCCAGCCCGCCGCCCTGGGCCTGCTGCGGGCCACCTTCCCGGCCGAGAAGCTCAACACCGCCATCGGCATCTGGGGCGCGGTCATCGGCGCCTCCACCGCCGCCGGCCCCATCATCGGCGGCCTGCTCGTCGAGCACGTCAACTGGGAGTCGGTCTTCTTCATCAACGTCCCCGTCGGCGTGCTCGCGCTCGTCCTCGGCCTGGTGATCCTCAAGGACATGCGCGCCGAGAACGCCGCCAAGTCCTTCGACATCCCCGGCATCGCGCTGCTCTCCGGCGCGATGTTCTGCCTGATCTGGGGTCTGATCAAGGCCCCGGCGTGGGGCTGGGGCGACGCGGCCACGCTGGGCTTCCTGGGCGGCGCGGTCGCCCTCTTCCTGCTCTTCGCGCTGTGGGAGACCAGGTCCCGCGAGCCGCTGATCCCGCTGGGGATCTTCCGCTCGGTGCCGCTGTCGGCCGGCGTCGTGCTGATGGTGCTGATGGCCTTCGCCTTCATGGGCGGCCTGTTCTTCGTCACCTTCTACCTGCAGAACGTGCACGGGATGTCCCCGGTCTCCGCCGGCGTCCACCTGCTGCCGCTCACCGCGATGATGATCGTCTCCTCGCCGGTGGCCGGCGCGCTGATCACCAAGTTCGGCCCGCGCATCCCGCTGGTCGGCGGCATGGTCTTCACCACCGTCGCGATGATCGGCATGGCCAACCTCACGGCGGACAGCGGCACGGCGGCCACCTCGGTGTGGTTCGCGCTGCTCGGCCTCGGGCTCGCCCCGGTGATGGTCGGCGCCACCGAGGTCATCGTGGGCAACGCCCCGCTGGAGCTGTCCGGGGTGGCCGGCGGCCTCCAGCAGTCCGCCATGCAGGTCGGCGGCTCGCTGGGCACCGCCGTGCTCGGCGCGGTCATGGCCGCCAAGGTGGACGACCTGCTGCCGCGCAACTGGGCCGCCGCCGGGCTGCCCGAGCTGCCGCCCGGCCAGGCCGCCCAGGCCTCCGACGCGGTCGCCGTCGGCGTGGCCCCGATCGGCAAGGGCGTCCCCGGCCAGCTCGTCCCGGTGATCACCCGGGTCGCCCACCAGACGTTCGTCTCCGGAATGGCCCTGGCCTTCACCGTCGCCGCGATCGTGGCCGCGGTGGCCGCCGTGGTCGCCGTCTTCACCAAGCGCGGCGAGAACGCCGCCTCGGGCGGCGGCGTGCACATCTGA
- a CDS encoding TetR family transcriptional regulator, with protein sequence MTKTTASAHPAPGVCGLRERKKQRTRDALVRAAMQLFTSQGFERTTVDEIAEAVEVSQRTFFRYFTNKEHAALALDDLIEERFLAALRERPADEPPLEALRHAVLGVWDDVSTAIHEVVPIDLYMRMYQVIESTPALLSARLRREAQMETRITAEIARRTGLDPRTDLRPRVLVAAFGGVIRAASEHWGHCSEGSVAAMRSSFRRHLETLGPALAGSWQSVTP encoded by the coding sequence GTGACGAAGACCACGGCGTCCGCGCACCCGGCACCCGGCGTCTGCGGACTGCGCGAACGCAAGAAGCAGCGCACCCGGGACGCACTTGTCCGGGCCGCCATGCAGTTGTTCACCAGCCAGGGTTTCGAGCGGACCACGGTGGACGAGATCGCCGAGGCGGTCGAGGTCTCGCAGCGCACCTTCTTCCGCTACTTCACCAACAAGGAGCACGCCGCGCTCGCCCTCGACGACCTGATCGAGGAGCGTTTCCTGGCGGCGCTGCGGGAACGCCCCGCGGACGAGCCGCCGTTGGAGGCGCTGCGCCACGCCGTGCTCGGGGTCTGGGACGACGTGTCCACCGCGATCCACGAAGTGGTGCCGATCGACCTGTACATGCGGATGTACCAGGTGATCGAGTCCACCCCGGCGCTGCTCTCCGCCCGGTTGCGGCGCGAGGCGCAGATGGAGACCAGGATCACGGCCGAGATCGCCCGGCGCACCGGCCTCGATCCGCGCACCGATCTGCGGCCCAGGGTGCTGGTGGCGGCGTTCGGCGGGGTGATCCGGGCCGCGTCCGAGCACTGGGGCCACTGCTCGGAGGGGAGCGTCGCCGCGATGCGCAGCAGCTTCCGGCGGCATCTGGAGACCCTGGGCCCGGCGCTGGCCGGGAGTTGGCAGTCCGTCACCCCGTAA
- a CDS encoding alpha/beta hydrolase, which produces MNVFDERAGAPSPRSLGWYWLRVITQDLSSPGRAALAVVVVFVLLATSGWTAMRHQKAPQDPRAAAVSAWLHGSVAGRRLPDPQTAGAGTVARFLASLTTAQRLRLADRYPLVVGNLNGAPAALRYRANRIALGEAQRQAEERSHAADLTADGRQSAAQLAHRYASLRSPGRQILAFDPGGQGRVAEVFGDLATARRTAVVVPGVDTNVMTFEKTVKAYSTPVGMAQALYDSERAADPHARVAVIAWADYTTPQGVGLDASTGELAEAGAVRLNALVRGLPEGSRVQLFCHSYGSVLCGVAAARLPQRKVTDIVVYGSPGMRADNVAGLHTRARVWAARDATDWIQDVPYLEVAGLGHGTDPVSTAFGARVVSAAGAREHTGYFVSGTESLRNFTRIALGRYSAVRCAGGGRACVAGAAA; this is translated from the coding sequence GTGAATGTCTTCGACGAGCGCGCCGGCGCTCCCTCTCCCCGATCCCTCGGCTGGTACTGGCTGCGCGTCATCACGCAGGACCTGAGCTCGCCGGGGCGCGCTGCGTTGGCGGTGGTGGTGGTCTTCGTGCTGCTGGCCACCAGCGGCTGGACCGCGATGCGCCATCAGAAGGCGCCGCAGGACCCGCGGGCCGCGGCCGTCTCCGCCTGGCTGCACGGCTCGGTGGCCGGACGCCGGCTGCCCGACCCGCAGACCGCCGGGGCCGGCACCGTGGCACGGTTCCTGGCCTCGCTGACCACGGCCCAGCGGCTGCGGCTGGCCGACCGCTACCCGCTGGTCGTGGGCAACCTCAACGGCGCCCCGGCCGCCCTGCGTTACCGGGCCAACCGGATCGCGCTGGGCGAGGCGCAGCGGCAGGCCGAGGAGCGTTCGCACGCCGCCGACCTGACCGCCGACGGCCGCCAGTCCGCGGCCCAACTCGCCCACCGCTACGCCTCGTTGCGCTCCCCCGGGCGGCAGATCCTGGCGTTCGACCCCGGCGGCCAGGGGCGGGTGGCCGAGGTCTTCGGCGACCTGGCGACCGCCCGGCGCACGGCGGTGGTGGTGCCCGGGGTGGACACCAACGTGATGACGTTCGAGAAGACCGTGAAGGCGTACTCCACCCCGGTCGGCATGGCGCAGGCGCTCTACGACTCCGAGCGCGCCGCCGACCCGCACGCCCGGGTGGCCGTGATCGCCTGGGCGGACTACACCACCCCGCAGGGCGTGGGGCTGGACGCCTCCACCGGCGAGCTGGCCGAGGCGGGCGCGGTGCGCCTCAACGCCCTGGTGCGCGGGCTGCCGGAGGGCTCCCGGGTGCAGCTGTTCTGCCACTCCTACGGTTCGGTGCTGTGCGGGGTGGCCGCCGCCCGGCTGCCGCAGCGCAAGGTCACCGACATCGTGGTCTACGGCAGCCCGGGGATGCGGGCCGACAACGTCGCCGGGCTGCACACCCGGGCCCGGGTGTGGGCGGCGCGGGACGCCACCGACTGGATCCAGGACGTGCCCTACCTGGAGGTGGCCGGCCTCGGCCACGGCACCGACCCGGTCTCCACCGCCTTCGGCGCCCGGGTGGTCTCCGCCGCCGGGGCCCGGGAGCACACCGGCTACTTCGTCTCCGGCACCGAGAGCCTGCGGAACTTCACGCGGATAGCGCTGGGCCGGTACTCCGCCGTGCGGTGCGCCGGCGGCGGCCGGGCGTGCGTGGCGGGCGCGGCGGCCTGA
- a CDS encoding aldo/keto reductase encodes MTTEKIPTVTLGGNGPRVGLQGLGCMGMSEFYGPTDEAAARAALDVALEAGVTLFDTADIYGLGANERFLAPFVRAHRDEITLATKFAIVRDPADPQTRGVRNDRAYVRQAVEESLRRLGVDVIDLYYMHRRDPKVPFEESVGAMAELVAEGKVKHLGLSEVTGAELREAHAVHPIAAVQSEWSLFSRDVEVSLTGAAAELGVALVPYSPLGRGFLTGAFTDATADLGDGDFRRGQPRFTGENARRNAELLEPVRAAAAAHGATLGQIALAWVHGRAAAHGLTVVPIPGTRKAERVLENTAATRVTLTEEELAALEPIAAQVAGDRYPDMSLTSTVRE; translated from the coding sequence ATGACCACCGAGAAGATCCCCACCGTCACGCTCGGCGGGAACGGCCCGCGGGTCGGCCTCCAGGGCCTGGGCTGCATGGGCATGAGCGAGTTCTACGGCCCCACCGACGAGGCCGCCGCGCGCGCCGCGCTGGACGTCGCCCTGGAGGCCGGGGTCACGCTCTTCGACACCGCCGACATCTACGGCCTCGGCGCCAACGAGCGCTTCCTCGCCCCGTTCGTCCGGGCCCACCGCGACGAGATCACCCTGGCCACCAAGTTCGCCATCGTCCGCGACCCGGCCGACCCGCAGACCCGTGGCGTCCGCAACGACCGCGCCTACGTCCGGCAGGCGGTCGAGGAGTCCCTGCGCCGGCTGGGCGTGGACGTGATCGACCTGTACTACATGCACCGGCGGGACCCGAAGGTGCCGTTCGAGGAGTCGGTCGGCGCGATGGCCGAGCTGGTCGCCGAGGGCAAGGTCAAGCACCTGGGCCTCTCCGAGGTGACCGGCGCCGAGCTGCGCGAGGCCCACGCGGTCCACCCGATCGCCGCGGTGCAGTCGGAGTGGTCGCTGTTCAGCCGGGACGTCGAGGTCTCGCTGACCGGCGCCGCCGCCGAGCTGGGGGTGGCCCTGGTGCCCTACTCGCCGCTCGGCCGCGGCTTCCTGACCGGGGCGTTCACCGACGCCACCGCCGACCTCGGCGACGGCGACTTCCGCCGCGGCCAGCCCCGTTTCACCGGCGAGAACGCCCGGCGCAACGCGGAACTGCTGGAGCCGGTACGGGCCGCCGCCGCGGCGCACGGCGCCACCCTGGGCCAGATCGCCCTGGCCTGGGTGCACGGCCGGGCCGCCGCGCACGGCCTGACCGTCGTCCCGATCCCGGGCACCCGCAAGGCCGAGCGGGTGCTGGAGAACACCGCCGCGACCCGCGTCACCCTCACCGAGGAGGAGCTGGCGGCGCTGGAGCCGATCGCCGCCCAGGTGGCCGGCGACCGCTACCCGGACATGTCCCTCACCTCGACCGTCCGCGAGTAG
- a CDS encoding MerR family transcriptional regulator, producing the protein MTATVAETTGGDQYTISEVVAHTGLSAHTLRWYERIGLLPHVDRSHTGQRRYRDRDLNWLAFVGKLRLTGMPVADMVRYAELARQGEQTHPERLRLLQAHREDVRRRIAELQDTLAVLDYKIDVYAGARSGAGEGQRTR; encoded by the coding sequence ATGACCGCGACAGTGGCGGAGACGACCGGCGGCGACCAGTACACGATCAGCGAGGTGGTCGCCCACACCGGGCTCAGCGCCCACACCCTGCGCTGGTACGAGCGGATCGGGCTGCTGCCGCACGTCGACCGCTCCCACACCGGCCAGCGCCGCTACCGCGACCGGGACCTGAACTGGCTGGCCTTCGTCGGCAAGCTGCGGCTGACCGGGATGCCGGTGGCCGACATGGTCCGCTACGCCGAACTGGCCCGCCAGGGCGAGCAGACCCACCCGGAACGGCTGCGGCTGCTCCAGGCGCACCGGGAGGACGTACGCCGCCGGATCGCCGAGCTCCAGGACACCCTCGCGGTGCTCGACTACAAGATCGATGTCTACGCGGGCGCCCGCAGCGGCGCCGGAGAGGGTCAGCGCACCCGATGA
- a CDS encoding serine hydrolase domain-containing protein, whose product MPDRRFRGHVRLPGMESLRLIDDWPVTRAAVGVVRADGTLAGTHGPTGDRFALASVTKPLVAYAALVAVEEGAVELDEPAGPPGATVRHLLAHTSGYAFDAARVMAAPGTRRIYSNAGFEALAAHIERATDMPYAEYLRQAVLEPLGMRATALTGSPAAGAVSTVDDLLRFAAELLAPRLLDPATHAEATSVAFPGLKGVLPGYGAQNPNDWGLGFEIRDGKSPHWTGAASSPATFGHFGQSGTFLWVDPRAKAACVCLTDRDFGDWAVPVWPALTDAVLAQL is encoded by the coding sequence GTGCCCGACCGGCGGTTCCGGGGCCACGTTAGGCTCCCCGGCATGGAGTCTTTGCGGTTGATCGACGACTGGCCGGTGACGAGGGCGGCGGTGGGCGTGGTGCGGGCGGACGGCACCCTCGCCGGGACGCACGGCCCCACCGGGGACCGTTTCGCGCTGGCGTCGGTGACCAAGCCGCTGGTCGCCTACGCGGCCCTGGTCGCCGTCGAGGAGGGCGCGGTGGAGCTGGACGAGCCGGCCGGGCCGCCCGGGGCCACCGTGCGCCACCTGCTCGCCCACACCTCCGGCTACGCCTTCGACGCCGCGCGGGTGATGGCCGCCCCGGGCACCCGCCGGATCTACTCCAACGCCGGTTTCGAGGCGCTCGCCGCGCACATCGAGCGGGCCACCGACATGCCCTACGCCGAGTACCTGCGGCAGGCGGTGCTGGAGCCGCTGGGCATGCGGGCGACCGCGCTGACCGGCTCGCCCGCGGCCGGGGCCGTCTCCACCGTGGACGATCTGCTGCGGTTCGCCGCCGAACTGCTGGCGCCGCGGCTGCTGGACCCGGCCACCCACGCCGAGGCCACCTCGGTCGCCTTCCCGGGCCTGAAGGGCGTGCTGCCCGGGTACGGCGCGCAGAACCCCAACGACTGGGGGCTGGGCTTCGAGATCCGGGACGGCAAGTCCCCGCACTGGACGGGCGCCGCCTCCTCGCCGGCCACCTTCGGCCACTTCGGCCAGTCCGGCACGTTCCTGTGGGTGGACCCGCGGGCGAAGGCGGCCTGCGTCTGCCTGACCGACCGCGACTTCGGCGACTGGGCGGTCCCGGTGTGGCCGGCGCTGACCGACGCGGTGCTCGCCCAGTTGTGA
- a CDS encoding pirin family protein, whose amino-acid sequence MIDVRRAHQRYRGGDPESGVDTRHAFSFGPHYDPDNLRFGYLIACNEERLAPGAGFAEHPHRDVEIVTYVVEGELEHADDTAAHPRRVYAGETARLSAGAGVRHTERNAGSEPLRFVQMWLHPAEFGGAPGYEVTRGRSPLRPRRQPGALLHVHHAGAALPAAPYVYLHVVRGEVTVGGHRLGPGDAARITGGTATAAEASGAAEYLVWEMRGEPSYG is encoded by the coding sequence GTGATCGACGTCAGACGGGCACACCAGCGCTACCGGGGCGGCGATCCGGAATCCGGCGTCGACACCCGGCACGCCTTCTCCTTCGGACCCCACTACGACCCCGACAACCTGCGCTTCGGGTACCTGATCGCCTGCAACGAGGAGCGGCTCGCCCCCGGCGCCGGCTTCGCCGAGCACCCCCACCGTGACGTGGAGATCGTCACCTACGTCGTCGAGGGCGAACTGGAGCACGCGGACGACACCGCCGCGCACCCGCGCCGGGTGTACGCCGGGGAGACCGCCCGGCTCAGCGCGGGCGCCGGGGTACGCCACACCGAACGCAACGCGGGGTCCGAGCCGCTGCGCTTCGTGCAGATGTGGCTCCACCCGGCCGAGTTCGGCGGCGCCCCGGGGTACGAGGTCACCCGGGGGCGCTCGCCGCTGCGCCCGCGCCGCCAGCCCGGCGCCCTCCTCCATGTGCACCACGCCGGCGCCGCCCTGCCCGCGGCGCCCTACGTCTACCTGCACGTGGTACGCGGCGAGGTCACCGTCGGCGGCCACCGGCTCGGCCCCGGCGACGCCGCCCGGATCACCGGCGGGACGGCCACCGCCGCCGAGGCGTCCGGGGCCGCCGAATACCTGGTGTGGGAGATGCGCGGCGAGCCGTCGTACGGCTGA
- a CDS encoding PucR family transcriptional regulator: MRHACPVPDSTDPPKPTRGEHPHSATLRRLEKSSGRLSAAAIARMDEQLPWYRAMPPEHRSWIGLVAQAGIAAFTEWFRRPETPQAISTDVFGTAPRELTRAISLRQTVEMVRTTIEVVEAAIDEVAAPGDEAVLREALLVYAREIAFATAQVYAQAAEARGAWDARLESLVVNAVLSGEADEGVLSRAAALGWNSPEHVVVVLGTAPDADNELTVEAIRRASRHAKLQVLTGVFGDRLVVVAGGSADPIRVAKDLIGPFAAGPVVAGPVVGGLLAATRSAQAATAGLKACAAWPDAPRPVLADDLLPERAMAGDPVARQQLVEEIYRPLAEAGSALLETLSVYLEQASSLEGAARMLFVHPNTVRYRLRRVTDVTGWSPSDVRSAFTLRIALILGRLSETEQPR, encoded by the coding sequence ATGAGGCACGCTTGTCCCGTGCCTGACTCCACGGATCCCCCGAAGCCCACGCGCGGCGAACACCCGCACAGCGCGACCCTGCGTCGCCTGGAGAAGTCGTCCGGACGGCTGTCGGCGGCGGCGATCGCGCGCATGGACGAGCAGTTGCCGTGGTACAGGGCGATGCCGCCGGAGCACCGGTCCTGGATCGGGCTGGTCGCCCAGGCCGGTATCGCCGCGTTCACCGAGTGGTTCCGCCGCCCGGAGACCCCGCAGGCGATCAGCACCGACGTCTTCGGCACCGCGCCGCGGGAGCTGACCCGGGCGATCTCGCTGCGGCAGACCGTGGAGATGGTGCGCACCACGATCGAGGTGGTGGAGGCCGCCATCGACGAGGTGGCGGCCCCGGGGGACGAGGCGGTGCTGCGGGAGGCGCTGCTGGTGTACGCGCGGGAGATCGCGTTCGCCACCGCCCAGGTGTACGCGCAGGCCGCCGAGGCCCGTGGCGCCTGGGACGCCCGGCTGGAGTCGCTGGTGGTCAACGCGGTGCTCTCCGGTGAGGCGGACGAGGGGGTGCTCTCCCGGGCCGCGGCGCTCGGCTGGAACTCCCCGGAGCACGTCGTGGTGGTGCTGGGCACGGCGCCGGACGCGGACAACGAGCTGACCGTGGAGGCGATCCGGCGGGCCTCCCGGCACGCCAAGCTCCAGGTGCTCACCGGGGTCTTCGGCGACCGGCTGGTGGTGGTGGCGGGCGGTTCGGCCGATCCGATCCGGGTGGCCAAGGATCTGATCGGCCCGTTCGCGGCCGGTCCGGTGGTGGCCGGTCCGGTGGTCGGCGGGCTGCTGGCGGCCACCCGCTCCGCCCAGGCGGCGACGGCCGGGCTGAAGGCGTGCGCGGCCTGGCCGGACGCCCCGCGCCCGGTGCTCGCCGACGACCTGCTGCCGGAGCGCGCGATGGCGGGAGACCCGGTCGCTCGTCAACAATTGGTGGAGGAGATCTACAGACCGCTGGCGGAGGCCGGTTCCGCGCTGCTGGAGACGCTCAGCGTCTATCTGGAACAGGCATCGTCGCTGGAAGGCGCCGCGCGGATGTTGTTCGTTCATCCGAACACCGTCCGCTACCGGCTGCGACGTGTGACGGACGTCACCGGGTGGTCACCGTCGGATGTGCGTTCCGCCTTCACGCTGCGGATCGCGCTCATCCTCGGGCGCCTGTCCGAAACCGAGCAGCCTCGATAG
- a CDS encoding ACP S-malonyltransferase — translation MLVLVAPGQGAQAPGFLTPWLDLPGVEDRLREWSDAIGLDLVHYGTKADADEIRDTAVAQPLLVAGALLSARQIFPSGADLAAGTGAVAGHSVGELAAAALTGVLTDTEAMTLVRTRGLAMAEAAAVTETGMSALLGGAPEVVLPHLERLGLTPANVNGAGQIVAAGTKEQLAALAEDLPEGSRKAIALKVAGAFHTRHMAPAVAVLEAAVKELRPADPHTVYVSNKDGRPVAEGAEVIRRLVGQVANPVRWDLCMETFKELGVTAIVEACPGGTLVGLAKRALPGVKTLALKTPDDLEAARALVAEHAGDAAPDQAR, via the coding sequence GTGCTCGTACTCGTCGCTCCCGGCCAGGGCGCCCAGGCGCCCGGCTTCCTGACCCCCTGGCTCGACCTCCCCGGTGTCGAGGACCGCCTGCGTGAGTGGTCCGACGCCATCGGCCTGGACCTGGTGCACTACGGCACGAAGGCCGACGCGGACGAGATCCGGGACACCGCGGTCGCCCAGCCGCTGCTGGTGGCCGGGGCGCTGCTCTCCGCCCGGCAGATCTTCCCGTCCGGCGCCGACCTCGCCGCGGGCACCGGCGCGGTGGCCGGCCACAGCGTCGGCGAGCTGGCCGCCGCGGCGCTGACCGGGGTGCTCACCGACACCGAGGCGATGACGCTGGTCCGCACCCGGGGCCTGGCCATGGCCGAGGCCGCCGCGGTCACCGAGACCGGCATGTCGGCGCTGCTCGGCGGCGCCCCCGAGGTCGTCCTCCCGCACCTGGAGCGGCTCGGCCTGACCCCGGCCAACGTCAACGGGGCCGGCCAGATCGTGGCGGCGGGCACCAAGGAGCAGCTGGCCGCGCTCGCCGAGGACCTGCCCGAGGGCAGCCGCAAGGCGATCGCGCTGAAGGTCGCCGGCGCCTTCCACACCCGCCACATGGCCCCGGCGGTCGCCGTCCTGGAGGCCGCGGTCAAGGAGCTGCGGCCGGCCGACCCGCACACCGTCTACGTCTCCAACAAGGACGGGCGCCCGGTCGCCGAGGGCGCCGAGGTGATCCGGCGGCTGGTGGGCCAGGTGGCCAACCCGGTGCGCTGGGACCTGTGCATGGAGACCTTCAAGGAACTGGGCGTCACGGCGATCGTCGAGGCGTGCCCGGGCGGCACCCTGGTGGGCCTGGCCAAGCGCGCCCTGCCCGGGGTGAAGACGCTCGCCCTCAAGACCCCGGACGACCTGGAAGCGGCCCGCGCGCTCGTCGCCGAGCACGCCGGGGATGCCGCACCGGACCAGGCCCGATAA
- a CDS encoding ketoacyl-ACP synthase III, with amino-acid sequence MTAKIQPSKGAPYARILGVGGYRPTRVVPNEEILQHIDSSDEWIRSRSGIATRHWAGPEETVAEMSVAAAGKAIADAGIAPEEIGAVLVSTVSHFKQTPAIATEIAHRLGTGNPPAFDISAGCAGFTYGLTLAKGMVVDGTAKYVLVIGVERLSDLTDLEDRATAFLFGDGAGAVVVGPSKEPAIGPTVWGSEGDKAETIKQTLPWDVYRAAEPGSVRFPAITQEGQAVFRWAVYEMAKVAQEALDAAGISADQLDAFIPHQANMRIIDSMIKALKLPEHVAVARDIETTGNTSAASIPLAMERLLATGKARSGDTALVIGFGAGLVYAAAVVTLP; translated from the coding sequence ATGACCGCGAAGATCCAGCCGAGCAAGGGCGCGCCGTACGCCCGGATCCTCGGCGTCGGCGGCTACCGTCCGACGCGTGTGGTGCCGAACGAGGAGATCCTCCAGCACATCGACTCCTCCGACGAGTGGATCCGCTCCCGTTCCGGGATCGCCACCCGTCACTGGGCCGGGCCCGAGGAGACCGTGGCCGAGATGTCGGTCGCGGCGGCCGGCAAGGCGATCGCCGACGCCGGTATCGCCCCGGAGGAGATCGGCGCCGTCCTGGTCTCCACCGTCTCGCACTTCAAGCAGACCCCGGCGATCGCCACCGAGATCGCGCACCGGCTGGGCACCGGCAACCCGCCCGCGTTCGACATCTCCGCCGGCTGCGCGGGCTTCACCTACGGGCTGACGCTGGCCAAGGGCATGGTGGTCGACGGCACGGCGAAGTACGTGCTGGTGATCGGCGTGGAGCGGCTGAGCGACCTGACCGACCTGGAGGACCGGGCGACCGCGTTCTTGTTCGGGGACGGCGCGGGCGCCGTGGTGGTGGGACCCTCCAAGGAGCCGGCCATCGGCCCGACGGTGTGGGGCTCGGAGGGCGACAAGGCCGAGACCATCAAGCAGACCCTGCCGTGGGACGTGTACCGTGCCGCCGAGCCGGGTTCGGTACGCTTCCCCGCGATCACCCAGGAGGGCCAGGCGGTCTTCCGCTGGGCGGTCTACGAGATGGCCAAGGTGGCCCAGGAGGCGCTGGACGCCGCCGGGATCTCCGCGGACCAGCTCGACGCGTTCATTCCGCACCAGGCCAACATGCGCATCATCGATTCGATGATCAAGGCGCTCAAGCTGCCGGAGCATGTGGCGGTCGCGCGGGACATCGAGACCACCGGGAACACCTCGGCCGCCTCCATCCCGCTGGCCATGGAGCGGCTGCTCGCCACGGGCAAGGCCAGGAGCGGGGACACCGCTCTTGTCATCGGGTTCGGGGCGGGTCTCGTGTACGCGGCAGCTGTCGTTACTCTCCCCTAG
- a CDS encoding acyl carrier protein translates to MAATKDEIVEGLAEIVNEIAGIPTEDVKEDKSFTDDLDVDSLSMVEVVVAAEERFEVKIPDDDVKNLKTVGDAVDYILKHQD, encoded by the coding sequence ATGGCCGCCACGAAGGACGAGATCGTCGAGGGTCTCGCGGAGATCGTCAACGAGATCGCCGGCATCCCGACCGAGGACGTCAAGGAGGACAAGTCCTTCACCGACGACCTGGACGTCGACTCGCTCTCCATGGTCGAGGTGGTCGTCGCCGCCGAGGAGCGGTTCGAGGTCAAGATCCCGGACGACGACGTGAAGAACCTGAAGACCGTCGGCGACGCCGTCGACTACATCCTGAAGCACCAGGACTGA